A DNA window from Paraclostridium bifermentans contains the following coding sequences:
- a CDS encoding GNAT family N-acetyltransferase yields the protein MSIAIMKNNQSVTLRESTKEDAQSIIKFYNTVGAETTYLSFGGDEYNVSLEQQEAMIESTNSSNNNFMILALVDDEIIGIGTISSNQKKKGKHVGILGIVITEKYCDLGLGKIMMDCLINWCRDNKITTKISLSVREDNPRAIALYKKCGFEVEGILKNETYIDGEFFNIVCMGMIL from the coding sequence ATGAGCATAGCAATTATGAAAAATAATCAATCAGTAACTTTAAGAGAATCCACAAAGGAAGATGCACAAAGTATTATAAAATTTTATAATACTGTAGGAGCTGAAACTACATATTTATCATTTGGAGGAGATGAATACAATGTAAGTTTAGAACAGCAAGAGGCTATGATTGAATCGACTAATTCATCTAATAATAACTTTATGATACTTGCTTTAGTAGATGATGAAATAATAGGAATAGGGACAATATCATCAAATCAAAAGAAAAAAGGTAAGCATGTAGGTATATTAGGTATAGTAATAACTGAGAAATATTGTGATTTAGGACTTGGAAAAATAATGATGGATTGTTTAATAAACTGGTGTAGAGATAATAAAATAACTACAAAGATATCACTTTCAGTAAGAGAAGATAATCCAAGAGCTATAGCTCTATATAAAAAATGTGGCTTTGAAGTAGAAGGTATATTAAAAAATGAAACTTATATAGATGGAGAATTCTTTAATATAGTTTGTATGGGTATGATTTTATAA
- a CDS encoding YkvI family membrane protein, which produces MIIMMYCGSKLFIIGKSKNLKYSNDIFLYLFGEKLGRVFKIIIPVFSLCSFIVMVAGAGAAMNQYYGIDKNLGGLLLAIITMISVILGMNKVIDILGSIGPIIAIVAIAVSLKTINMNYENLYNIDYIVNNLEMTKAIDSWPIAAFVYSGLNIIFATPFLVGAGKTVHNIKNCKYAGIIGGSILILSAMFINIALLSDIQNTYNQEIPTLYMAKQISPLVGSVFSVILIAGIYTTAAPLLWNVCSSCYLEKSKGFNIMAVLCTILGIMGGMLPFSYLVSFMYPISGTIGVLIIISLIFRKC; this is translated from the coding sequence ATGATTATTATGATGTATTGTGGATCGAAGTTGTTTATAATAGGAAAATCAAAAAATTTAAAATATAGTAATGATATATTTTTATATTTATTTGGCGAGAAATTAGGTCGTGTATTTAAAATAATAATACCAGTCTTTTCACTTTGTAGCTTTATAGTTATGGTTGCAGGAGCGGGAGCTGCTATGAATCAATACTATGGAATAGACAAAAATCTAGGCGGATTATTACTTGCAATTATAACTATGATATCTGTTATATTAGGTATGAACAAAGTAATAGATATATTAGGGAGTATAGGTCCAATAATTGCAATTGTTGCAATAGCTGTAAGTTTAAAAACCATAAATATGAACTATGAAAATTTATATAACATAGATTATATAGTGAATAACTTAGAAATGACAAAAGCTATTGATAGTTGGCCCATAGCAGCTTTTGTATATAGTGGGCTGAACATAATCTTTGCAACACCATTTCTAGTAGGGGCAGGAAAAACTGTACATAATATAAAAAACTGTAAATATGCAGGTATTATAGGTGGATCAATACTTATATTATCTGCTATGTTTATAAATATAGCTCTTTTATCAGATATTCAAAATACATATAATCAAGAAATTCCAACTTTATATATGGCAAAACAGATATCTCCATTAGTTGGAAGTGTTTTTTCTGTAATACTTATAGCGGGTATATACACTACAGCAGCTCCACTTCTTTGGAATGTATGTAGCAGTTGTTATTTAGAAAAATCGAAAGGTTTTAATATAATGGCTGTACTTTGTACTATATTAGGTATAATGGGAGGAATGCTGCCTTTTTCATACCTTGTAAGTTTTATGTACCCTATATCAGGTACTATAGGAGTTTTAATAATTATATCTTTGATTTTTAGAAAGTGTTAA
- a CDS encoding sensor histidine kinase, with the protein MGIPEGLVIFTSLSLIVEKKMKKIQIFYMSFIYSILCYFTKNNLPSGISSIILIGIIITIIQIFSKVRFIRCVVATIITTSTLFCLEMISVAFINIIGVNLDYVLNNQILKILIYYIPISIMFMLVNMFKYQKFIKEIDSTGKVYKSKKIEGLIFYISTCIITVVGIVVFIVYENKNLKYEISQFLMLFLMSGFVLILSGMLLVLINYNKRKALNEIQQNLMQNNLKQMEDTVDALRMQRHDYMNHLQVILMQVSSGKNEDARKYILGLSEDASNGLSCFCTGSSYMDAILNTKKRRALKYDIQLTACIDSLLEDIELSDSELSSIILNIIDNAIDELKKYDKEYKYIHVDIYSDIDYHNISIKNNGNKIKDVKKIFELGYSSKGKNRGFGLYSIKKLLESHKCNIEVYSDDMETEFSIQIPIMQRA; encoded by the coding sequence ATGGGGATACCAGAGGGACTAGTGATTTTTACATCTTTGAGTTTAATAGTAGAAAAAAAGATGAAAAAAATACAAATATTTTATATGTCATTTATATATTCTATTTTATGCTATTTTACAAAAAATAATTTACCAAGTGGTATAAGTTCAATTATTTTGATTGGAATAATAATTACAATTATACAGATTTTCTCAAAAGTAAGATTTATAAGATGCGTAGTAGCTACTATAATCACCACATCAACGTTGTTTTGTTTGGAGATGATATCAGTAGCATTTATAAACATTATAGGTGTTAATTTAGATTATGTTTTAAATAATCAGATTTTAAAAATTTTAATATACTACATACCTATATCTATTATGTTCATGCTTGTAAATATGTTTAAGTATCAAAAATTTATTAAGGAAATTGACAGCACAGGTAAAGTGTATAAAAGTAAAAAAATAGAAGGACTAATATTTTATATAAGTACTTGTATAATTACAGTTGTTGGAATCGTTGTATTCATTGTATATGAAAATAAGAATTTAAAATATGAGATTTCACAATTTTTAATGTTGTTTTTAATGTCAGGATTTGTTTTAATCCTTTCAGGAATGTTATTAGTACTTATCAATTATAATAAAAGAAAAGCTTTAAATGAGATTCAACAAAACCTTATGCAAAATAACTTAAAGCAAATGGAAGATACAGTTGATGCATTAAGAATGCAAAGACATGATTATATGAATCACTTACAAGTTATATTAATGCAAGTTTCCAGTGGGAAAAACGAAGATGCTAGAAAGTATATTCTTGGATTGTCAGAAGATGCAAGTAATGGTTTAAGTTGTTTTTGTACAGGAAGTTCATATATGGATGCAATTTTAAACACTAAAAAAAGAAGAGCTTTAAAATATGATATACAATTAACTGCATGTATAGATAGTTTATTAGAAGATATAGAATTATCAGATTCAGAACTTAGCTCGATAATTTTAAATATAATAGATAATGCTATAGATGAATTAAAAAAATACGATAAAGAGTATAAATACATACATGTTGATATATATAGTGATATAGACTATCATAATATTTCTATAAAAAATAATGGTAATAAGATTAAAGATGTAAAAAAAATATTTGAACTTGGATACTCATCAAAAGGCAAAAATAGAGGTTTTGGATTGTACTCAATTAAAAAATTATTAGAATCTCATAAATGTAATATTGAGGTCTATAGTGATGATATGGAAACTGAATTTAGTATTCAAATACCTATAATGCAAAGAGCGTAA
- a CDS encoding DUF3298 and DUF4163 domain-containing protein produces the protein MDNNIECKINNSCVGEYLLKKETEFLKYEITYPKILIYPKYIYHNDYNKEIIQSINTIIYNDIIKFKDNLEKESLNYKKIYKNGDVKFKYEGYSNFDVTYDKNNLISIPVEFYEFTGGAHGMTYLESYNYDLDTGEQVLLNDLFNKGVDYKKIINAYIQSYIEKNKDIFFEENDGFKGIKDNQEFYMTDDNLVVYFEIYEIAPYYVSIPKFNIPLKEIKQYLNLKYICIQ, from the coding sequence ATGGATAATAACATTGAATGTAAAATTAATAATTCTTGTGTAGGGGAATACCTACTAAAAAAAGAAACAGAGTTTTTAAAATATGAAATTACTTATCCTAAGATTTTAATTTATCCTAAATATATTTATCATAATGATTATAATAAGGAGATAATCCAAAGTATAAATACAATAATTTATAATGATATAATTAAATTTAAAGATAATTTAGAAAAAGAATCACTGAACTATAAGAAAATTTATAAAAATGGAGATGTTAAATTTAAATATGAAGGCTATTCAAATTTTGATGTAACTTATGATAAAAATAATTTGATAAGCATACCCGTTGAGTTTTACGAGTTTACTGGCGGAGCACATGGTATGACTTACTTAGAATCTTATAATTATGATTTAGATACAGGTGAGCAAGTTTTATTAAATGATTTATTTAATAAAGGTGTAGATTACAAAAAAATTATCAATGCTTATATACAAAGTTATATTGAAAAAAACAAGGACATATTCTTTGAAGAAAATGATGGGTTTAAAGGTATAAAAGATAATCAAGAATTCTATATGACTGATGATAACTTAGTAGTATATTTTGAAATTTATGAGATAGCTCCATATTATGTTTCAATTCCTAAATTTAATATTCCTTTAAAAGAAATTAAACAATATTTAAACCTTAAATATATATGCATACAATAA
- a CDS encoding YgjV family protein, producing the protein MFSVAPIEYVGYLASIFIVISLMMTSIVQLRVINSIGCILFVIYGISVNAYPVAISNFLIVLINFYNLYKLSRKNN; encoded by the coding sequence ATGTTTAGTGTTGCACCAATTGAATATGTAGGATATTTAGCTTCTATATTTATAGTAATCTCACTAATGATGACATCTATAGTACAACTTAGAGTGATAAACTCTATAGGATGTATTTTATTTGTCATATATGGTATAAGTGTAAATGCATATCCAGTGGCTATATCAAATTTTCTTATTGTGCTTATTAATTTTTATAATTTATATAAGTTATCTAGGAAAAACAATTGA
- a CDS encoding fascin domain-containing protein, whose translation MKDNNIHLMYFKYLYKQGIISKTTYEKAKRDLNDKRNKLVTIKSTFNENYVSVNGEDDRLIANKEDSQLSDRFILQDIDNGNVLIQTQEGYYIKIDSKNDFLFASVQEKENATIFTLMPINDKEVALKSDGGYYVKVETNGYLVANDLIQNERTSFKIKEVTKIEYTDIVMISVSEERFVTAIDGGGSYLSATEFNQTDNEEFNILQFLDGNAIIQTQKGYYVRVGEGGVLIADTKKMEEASIFRGENIGDLSKVLKTIDGNIVRVRDTDKYLVADSKEITESSKFNIYKSVRPGN comes from the coding sequence ATGAAGGATAATAATATACATTTGATGTATTTTAAGTATTTATATAAACAAGGAATTATAAGTAAAACTACGTATGAAAAAGCAAAAAGGGATTTAAATGATAAAAGAAATAAATTAGTAACTATAAAATCAACCTTCAATGAAAATTATGTATCTGTAAATGGAGAAGATGATAGGTTGATAGCTAATAAGGAAGATAGTCAATTATCAGATAGATTTATTTTACAAGATATAGATAATGGTAATGTTTTAATTCAAACTCAAGAAGGATATTATATTAAAATAGATTCTAAAAATGATTTTTTATTTGCATCGGTTCAAGAAAAGGAAAATGCAACAATATTTACTTTAATGCCTATAAATGATAAAGAGGTAGCATTAAAATCAGATGGTGGATACTATGTAAAAGTAGAAACTAATGGATATTTAGTAGCTAACGATTTAATTCAAAACGAAAGAACATCTTTTAAAATCAAAGAAGTAACTAAAATAGAGTACACTGATATAGTAATGATTTCTGTATCAGAAGAGAGGTTTGTTACAGCAATAGATGGAGGGGGTTCATATTTATCTGCAACCGAGTTTAATCAAACTGATAATGAGGAATTTAATATTTTGCAGTTTTTAGATGGTAATGCTATTATACAAACTCAAAAAGGATATTATGTAAGGGTAGGAGAAGGTGGCGTATTAATAGCTGATACGAAAAAAATGGAAGAAGCTTCAATATTTAGAGGAGAAAACATAGGAGATCTTTCGAAAGTTTTGAAAACTATAGATGGAAACATTGTGAGAGTTAGGGATACGGATAAATATTTAGTTGCAGATTCAAAAGAAATAACAGAAAGTAGCAAATTCAATATTTATAAATCTGTTAGACCTGGCAATTAA